The sequence AGCCTCCACCGAACCACCACACCGGTTCCTTGCCTTCCTTCTCCGCAACAAATAAGCGCACATTTGCGTGTGATGTGGGGACGTGCGGGTTCTTTGGGTGGATAACAAGCGAGACCCCCATCGCCTGGTAGTTGCAACCGGCCATATCGGGGTGACGCTCCGTCGAGGACCCTGGCAGGCCCTTGCCATACACGTGCGAAAAGTTCACGCCGCCCTTTTCGATCACAGCACCGTTTGCAATGACACGGGTgcgtccaccaccaccgccctcgCGTGTCCACTTATCCTCCATAAACGTGGCCTGCTCGTCCTCCGCCTCGATGGCGTGGCAGATGTCATCCTGAAGTTTCAGGAGAAACTCCTTTACAGCTTCCACTGGAAGGGACATTCTCAGCGAAAATAGTTGTGGGCCACACGCGGCAGTGATGGGCTAACACTCTagtggtggaggagcacGTTTGTATATTTTTTGATATGCGCTAAATCATAAGCGttaaaagaaaaaagcacaTGAGAGTACAAATGATTCACTGTGAGAAGTACGAGGAGAGAAAGCAGGAAAAGAAGTGCAACAGTAGACATACACTATCAGAACGCAAAGCAGTCGAAGAGATCCACCGAGAAGAAAACACATCAAAAAGAGCAAACATATAACTGGAAGGTGCAACTCACGTCCTTCAGTTCTGCGTCACAAGGTGCTCACTAGAGGTCATACAAGGTCAGATGCAAGATGTCGTGAGGGGTACAAGCTTCGTCTTTTGATGAAGTGTTGACATTCGCACGAGAGTTACTCTTTCCAATAACCGTCGATCATGTCGTTGAGaaacagcaccagcagtaGTTTTTTTCGCTTCGACATTTCCATTCTGCCGCACAACATGAGCTCAACTACGCTATACCTGGGCCTGTTACAGGTACATTACGTCGTGCAAAGCGGCGCTAGACGTAcattacagcaatgcgccgactccgTCAACGGTGCGTGGCCCCACCCTCGAGCTCAATCCATTCCCCGCCCTGCACACCGTCACGTAGTGCAGCTCCCGCGAGGGGTGTCGGGCCCCACGCACCCGTAGGCTACAAGGACCAACAGAGACGCGTACGAGTCACGCCGACACTTCGCCGGCCCCCATCGATGGCACAAATGGGTTGGCTGTCGCCGGtcgctccgcagcagcgccgcccaggGCCAGACCGCTGGTATCAGCTGCGGTGAGCCGCACTCACCTCCCCACGTCACGGGCGCCTGGctccgtcgccaccagaACAGCGGCTCGCTATCGACAGGAACGGAGGGGGCTCGCGCGGCCTCCCCGCTTTATGTGCGGAGAGTGCCGGACCCCGGATGATACCACACTAAGATGTGTATATACGTCAGCAGGGTATTAATCCTGAGAATGGAATTAAAGCATCATGAATGAGCATGCTTCATCTCCGTTTTACAGCGGCTATACTGCTTCCAACAAGCACAGCCATCGACATCCCGACGATCGCGAGAACCCATCGCGTTCGGTTGCCACTGCTGAGACTGCCCGTCAGCTTCTTGACTACCACCAGCTTTTGCTGTGGTGATACTGTTAAAGGTAGAGCTGCAAAGTCAGACGCAAAACATCGAACAGCAGCCCAATCAGTATAGACAATCTCTTTAGTAGAATCCGTTTCGCCGCCCGTCACTAACATAATGAACTGAATCAGGATACGATCGAAAAAATTGTAGTGAGGGTACCATAATGCTCCTGCAAAGACGCCGGTAAGCTGAGGAGACCATGGCGACTGATCGAGAAACTTGCGTGTGTAAACGTTAGTCACAGCGGTGTTTTTGTCCGACTTTCGTGCTGTGAGATTGACGCAGAAGAAAGCAGATGGCATGGCGCT comes from Leishmania panamensis strain MHOM/PA/94/PSC-1 chromosome 6 sequence and encodes:
- a CDS encoding protoporphyrinogen oxidase-like protein (TriTrypDB/GeneDB-style sysID: LpmP.06.1270); this translates as MTSQGPKYLMLYSTTDGHTKTIMDTIAKQLTSETLARCDVVDIKDGNSYVLSDYEKVLLGASIRYGRISAAFMKYLKQHHGELSAMPSAFFCVNLTARKSDKNTAVTNVYTRKFLDQSPWSPQLTGVFAGALWYPHYNFFDRILIQFIMLVTGGETDSTKEIVYTDWAAVRCFASDFAALPLTVSPQQKLVVVKKLTGSLSSGNRTRWVLAIVGMSMAVLVGSSIAAVKRR